A single window of Deltaproteobacteria bacterium DNA harbors:
- a CDS encoding 30S ribosomal protein S12 translates to MPTINQLIRGGRKAQRRKLAAPALQSCPQRRGVCTRVYTSTPKKPNSALRKVARVRLTNGIEVTSYIPGVGHNLQEHSVVLIRGGRVKDLPGVRYHIVRGTLDSIGVQDRRQGRSKYGAKKPK, encoded by the coding sequence ATGCCGACGATCAACCAGCTCATCCGCGGAGGGCGCAAGGCGCAGCGGCGGAAGCTCGCGGCGCCCGCGCTGCAGAGCTGTCCGCAGCGGCGGGGCGTCTGCACGCGCGTGTACACCTCGACGCCGAAGAAGCCGAACTCGGCACTCCGGAAGGTCGCGCGCGTTCGTCTCACCAACGGCATCGAGGTGACCTCCTACATTCCCGGCGTCGGCCACAATCTGCAGGAGCACTCGGTCGTGCTCATCCGTGGCGGCCGCGTGAAGGATCTTCCCGGCGTTCGCTACCACATCGTGCGCGGCACGCTCGACTCGATCGGCGTGCAGGACCGTCGGCAGGGCCGTTCGAAGTACGGCGCCAAGAAGCCGAAGTAG
- the rpsG gene encoding 30S ribosomal protein S7: MPRKGEVRRREVLPDPKFHDRMVTKFMNTIMIEGKKSLAERTFYGALDLIQQRTKEEPLAIFKRALDNVKPLVEVRSRRVGGATYQVPVEVRPARRISLGMRWLVLNARARPEKSMVERLAGELNDAANNRGAAIKKREDTHRMAEANKAFAHYRW, encoded by the coding sequence ATGCCGCGTAAGGGAGAGGTCCGTCGTCGCGAAGTACTGCCCGATCCGAAGTTTCACGATCGGATGGTCACGAAGTTCATGAACACCATCATGATCGAGGGCAAGAAGAGCTTGGCCGAACGCACCTTCTACGGCGCGCTCGACCTCATTCAACAGCGCACGAAAGAGGAGCCGCTCGCGATCTTCAAGCGCGCCCTCGACAACGTGAAGCCCCTCGTCGAGGTGCGTTCGCGGCGCGTCGGCGGCGCGACGTATCAAGTGCCGGTCGAGGTCCGTCCCGCGCGTCGCATCTCGCTCGGCATGCGCTGGTTGGTGTTGAACGCGCGCGCTCGTCCCGAGAAGTCCATGGTCGAGCGCCTCGCCGGCGAGCTCAATGACGCAGCGAACAACCGCGGTGCCGCGATCAAGAAGCGCGAGGACACGCACCGCATGGCGGAGGCCAACAAGGCCTTCGCGCACTATCGCTGGTAA